The DNA segment GTTCATGTGAAAAAGCAAGGCTTCATGTTCAGATTCCATATCCTTACATAGCAGTTTGAAGAGACGACTGTTTAAGGCTCCAGCTTTGATGAAGTTGACTACCTTCATAGCCATGTTCAGGACATCCCTTATTTCAGCAGGCAAAGTTCTGGATGCTAAGGCTTCATGATGAAGTATGCAGTGTGTATTCATTGCTgagggatttttttctttcacctttgtGATGAACCCAGACTGCAGCCCAAGCATAGCTGGAGCTCTGTCATTACATACCCTTACCAGCGAGTCCCAAGAAAGTTGATCTTCTTGAAAAAAGTTAGATGAATCATGAAAAATAGCTTCTGCTGTTGTGCAGCCTTCCATGGGGTGACAGAAcataattttttcttatattgttgCCTGACATGAAACAAGCATACATCAGTAACTGAGAACACTGAGTGATATCAGTCATTTCTTCACACTTGATGGCAAAAACAGGTTGAGAGTTTGATCTTTGATATCTTGAGACAATTCATCAATCCTTTTCTTGACTGTATCATTTGACAGAGAAATCTGGGAAAGCTTGTGTGCACTATCTTTCCCTAGAATGAGTCCTGCTGCACAGAGTATACTTGGTTTATGAGACACTCTCCAATGTTAtggctcttcttgttcttttgcaATCAACATGGTGATCTCATAGGAAGCCTCAACAACCTTTAAAGTTTGTTGCTGAAAGGACACACTGTCATCCAACTTAGCATGTTTCAaggtatgcttttttttttttttttttttttttctcttcaaagAATGCCTTGGGCTTGTCAGCTAAAGCAGAATGTGTTGTCCTCATTCCAAGCATGAGGGCTGCATTCCATCATTTCTCAGAGTATTGTAACATCATGCACTGTGAGACCTCAGTGTCACCCTTTTGGAGGGACACGAATCCAAAACGAATATAATTTTCAATATACTTCCACTTCTTGGCACTTACTGCAAATTATTTGATATGCAGTGGACAATACGTATCTGTGAACCAACACACGTGTAAGGTAAGGTGTACGTCACTGTttaataataaacaacaaaatgatGATAACCACAACCACATGTTcagtaaataaaaactaatcaGTGAATTCAATTTAAATGAGGGAATACCCTCAGTGGAAGAGAATTACTCATAATGCTTTGCGAGGTAGCAAAAATCACATAACTCATGACATCTCATTCAGGATTCAAACCCACAACGTCTGCACCTCAGCGTGGCGCTTTCAGTCCACTAGGTCACAATGAACACATCATTAGTGACACACATGAACGAACACACTTTAAGTGACTACATCACTACAATCATAATATGACCATAATCATCActataataattatagtagtaataataaacaagaacaatgtCAGAATCATGAACAGTATTAAACATATGTTCAAGAAACAAATAATTATGACCATTAGTACAGTTGTACTGTAAATAGCACGTGATTTTAAGCACCACCAACTTCCGATTTATTACAATGTTAATTTGCAACTcttgaaaaacaaataaagcaaCATATGCATGTTCACAATTCACCAATAAACTTAATTAAGGTATTTCAACATGTTTAGGTAAATTCATAAATATAACAAATGAGATGAAAATACCTCAACAGTCTCACCTTAAGAAATGTGAAAGAACAGGTGTAATAACCATGAACATGTGTGGTAGACTGGTTGTCTGGGAAAGACTGGGCCTCATGGGTCACCAGTGAGCAACAAGGAGTATACAGGTCCAGGACACGTTAAcatcctccccaccaccccctgTCATGGGTATcagagggcagggagggggggTCAGTGTATATGGAAAATGGTATGCCTGGGAGACTTGAAAACAAGAGTTAGTAATGACAATACTTCTGCATTATTTCATAAACTTATCTTTACAGTACTGTTCCATGCTCTtgtcaagaaaataatacataacTGGAAAAATGTATACTTTTCACCTGAGGCCCGCACCCTCCACTGGAAATCACTCATGTTCCCCTATGGGGGTGTGCCCCtcaggttaagaaccactggttTAGGCCTAAAGATTCTCTtgcttgcttctcttcctcctggaTTCTTGGGCCTTCCCATAGATTTAAGTGAAGTTGCATATTGCTATTGTGCCAGCCCAATAGCAATTGCATGAACTCTTATGATGTAAGTTATTGCTGGGAGCTACACCATTCCACAACAGCAGGTTCAGTACACTGCCTGTGATTACCTCGCATAACCAAACACATTCACTTAGTACATAAAACTGGACCAAGGAAGAAAGCTCCCCTCTCTCAGTCCCTTCAAGGTTGCATTTGTTCCTTTTAAGGATTAATGAGCATTTTTTACCAATTCTTCCAGTCCTTCAAAATGAAGTTGCAGTGAGCAAGGTAGAATGAACTTTAGATagactaataaataaaaatttattaTTCACAGTTTGATTTGATTTCCTTGGAGATGGTTACTCCAAGTTCATTACTATAGTCAATGTTTAATTTAGATCATTATGATGTAAAGACCATACTACAAGTAAACAACAATAGTTAAGTTCCTATGCTAGTGTTAATGGTGTGAACTTGAATACTTTACTGTCATCCTTCAGGAACACTAGTAAGGACATGAGGAGCACCATGGAAGATACATCACCCAGACTGACTCCGCCCCCCAAGCCAGCTGTCCTGGAGGTAGGTAACGCATGCTGACCTGATCTCCCTTTTAATAGTTATAGAAAGTGTTAGGGTAAATGAATGTCCTTGTAGAAAAGAGAGGTCatttggaaggaggaaggataaggaaaaggagtacATGTATGAAAGAGGTGTTGGTAAAGGCTAAGCAATTCACTAGTCAAGAAGATAGTGTTTGGATGAAGTCTTTTCTACCATGGGCTCTCCTGTGGGAGATACTTCCAAGGCAAGTGAGGTGTAAGAAAGATTGATAGTATGTAGATAGATACTAATGTAAAAGGATGTaaatgtaaaaaggaaaaaaaatttaatagtACATTACTTATCATTAGTATTTTTCTTGCAGGTCAGCACTCCCAAGCATGCTGTGTCAGAAGTGTCACTTATGTGTGATAGTCACAGCAGCTTCACTTGGCAGGCACTGCAACAAAATCCTGGCTCCTCCAACACCTCAAGCCAACCCAAGAGTAACACAAAAATGGTAAGGATCACATCTGGTGGTCAGGAAGTCACCCAAGGTACAACAAGAtggccacagccacagccaacACAGGAGTTCCTTTGCAACATCCCAAGAGTTGCTCCATCACAACCTGTAGTGAAGGGCAAAGGTCACTCTAGATCCATTGTCACTCCAAGATCTATGCCATCTCACAGAGTTATcctggaagagagggagaacaaGGGACTCCAGAACACAGCCTCACCATCTTATTCCAATCATCCTATCCAGCTTGCCAGGGAATACAATCCTCAGCTGTATAGTCCTGTCACTCATTGTACTGCTAATAGCACTACAGAGGCTCAGGAAGAGCCTCTGCAGACAGACAGCTCTGTAGGGAAATTATTGATTCCCAGCAAGCAGAGGTTTTCCCCAGCCAGCACTGTCTCTCATCCTTTGAGAATGCATCAAGAACCTCTTCTTATAGTTCCCCCTGCCAGAATTGTTAGACATGATCTTGTAAGTGCTTGTACTAACATTGTGCCTTCAGTCACTGAGAATGTTCAGCAGAACAGACCTGCAGATATTACCATATCTCCTCACATCCTACCTCATAGTTCAGACATGAAAGATTCTGCTGAGGGtgatagcagcaacaacatgcTACACACCTTCCCGTCAAGCACAAgcaccagcacagcacagaCTAACACATTCACATCACCATATCCTCCTGTAAGCCTCAACATCATtcccaggaccaccaccacagtgCCTTTGACACCACTCACCAATACCCAcaagaatgccattcttatcaATGAGTCTTTGCCACATTTTCAACAAACAAGGCCACCCTCTCATTACCAAGGTCTCTGTGGAAACAAGGATTGGTCTTCTCCAGCCTCATCATCCGTCCCTGTCCCATCTACCAGCCCCTACATCACCCAGGGTCCTGAATATCCACAGGGGCAGCCTGGGGGCCATCCAGATAACCATTACTCACCAGTGCTCCCAGCAGTCAGACTTCCTTATAGTCCAGCAGACCCTGTTGTGTACAGGCTCATTGAAGACCAGAAACAGCAAATCTTAAAGCTAACTTTAGACCTCCAGAAGATTATGGAAAGACAAGCcaagcaggaaaaggaggaaggcaaaggaaCACTAACAACAAACTGCCAGGGAAGAATGATGCAAAAGCAAAATGTTTTACATCAAGATGCAGCCACACAGACAGAAGATACACAACAGCTGGCAGTTCAGACTGTGGCAGTTAATACTGATATATCCTGGCCAGAGTTGATTGGTTCAGTCAAGCatcaggagaaggagaaagaggaggaggatataccTGCATACCCAAGACATTCAAGGGTACCAGGGCAGGAGGCTTGGCTGAGAGACATAAGTGATGGTCAAGAATCTTTTTCCTTGCACCACCATCATAGACAGCCAAGGGACAATGGTGAGTCAGCCTCAGAGATGACTCCAAAAGACTCACAAGAGGACAGTGAGTTGCCAAACACCCAAGAGTGGGATCAAGCTAGGCCAGCACCACTGTCTCCCATTGCTCCCACCAACAGTGGCTTCACTAGGTACTGTTTTTGTGAATTCTTTTCCCTGCTTGAATTAAGATCTGACCACATCTGTTTGATATGACCATAGCAAAACTTAATTTTGTCACTGTAGTGATAATGTTCTACAAAATGTTTTATGTCAAAagtttacttaaaaaaatatttttttctgttttcatataagaggatcactggccaaaggaaacaaaaaaaaaagggaaaaaaatcccagtgaggtgccagtcccaaaatagatgtcaagagaatcatcaaaaattgaaggataactgtcttgaaacttgcctcttgaaagagttcaagtcataggaaggagaaaaatacagaagcagacagggagttccagagtttaccagaaaaaggagtgaatgattgagagtactggttaactcttgcaccagagaggtggacagaatagggataagagaaagaagaaagtcttgtgtagtgaGGCAATGGGAGGAGGGGcctgcagttagcaagatcagaagagtaattagcatgaaaatagcaatagaagaCTGCatcattgcagtgatgagaaagaagctgaagactatcaattagaggagaggaattgataagacaaaaagcttttgattctgcTCTGTCTAAAAtggcagtatgagtggaactccccataaatgtgaagcatactccatacataggcAGATAAGTCCCCTGTATAGACTTAGCTGctagggggatgagaaaaactggcagtgACAACTCAgtatgcctaacttcatagaagctgttttagctagggttgagatgtaaagtttccagtttagattataagtaaaggagagaccgaggatgttcaatgtagaagaggggaacagttaattgtctttgaagaagaggggatagtttttaggaaggttgtgtcgagttgaaagatggaggaatttagtttttgaggcattgaacagtactaaccaaggatgttcaatttagaaaagggggacagttgagtgtcactgaagaagaggaggtagtttttaggaaggttgtgtcgagttgaaagatttgagtttttgaggcattgaacaatactaagtttgctctgccccaatcagaaatttcagagagatcagaagtcaggtgttctgtggcttccctgcatgaacagtttacttcttgaagggttggacatctacaaaaagacatggCAGTTTCCTTTATCCATGACATCCCCAATTCTTTGTGGTCCTTGCAGTTCTTATAGCAGTTCATTAGACCATATATTaacttttatttgattttgtagATATTAAATTAATTTGATTTTCTGATACCACTTCTGGGGCAACTGTACATGAAGGAAATGACAGGAAAGTTTGTGTGCCTCAGGGTGAATGCAGGAGATGGGTGGCAGGAAGCTGTGGTTGGGATGGACTCTGGTACCCCTTttgtcccttcctccatcccaccACACACAGGCACCACGTTCTACCACAATGTTTTGGTGAGTGTTGGCTGGTCAGCACCAGAGGCATCTGTGAATTATAGTGAATGAGGCACTGAGATCCACTTTATGGTGTAGGCTTATATTAAAGTGAGTTGTTTTAATCTCATATCTAATTGCCCCTCTATTTCCAGACTAACATTCAGCAGATCCTTCACACCAGTCCTGCACAAgggaagcaacagcaacatcatgagcaccaccaccaccaccaccagcaacgaCATgatcagcatcaccatcatcaaccaGTCACAACTTCCTTACAGGTGTGTCTTTGGTTcatttgttgagagagagagagagagagagagagagagagagagagagagagagagagagagagagagagagagagagagagagagagagagagattacaatccctttttttttattttctctttctttttggttGTCTTACATCCCTTTTggctgtttttcattttgttacctttttttttttttcattatctgaCACTTCCTGCAGGTAATTTTGTCTCCTCATGTGTTGTACAGCAGCAGGGCATGGCAGCAAGGGACAGCCCAGGGGAGGCCACCACACCAGATCCCCAGATAGAGGCAGTGAGACAACAGCTGGTCAGCTTTGGCATCAGCTTCCTGGACCCTGCCACCCTCACCCCCAGCAGCAGGTTAAGGCATTGCTATTGGACTTGTCTGTCTTCTCACTGTTAACAAAATGTGATGGGAGGTCATGTTTGTCTTGTCACTCTTAACAAAATGTGATGGGGGTTCATGTCTACCTTGTCACTGTTAACAAAAAGTGATGGGGGGTCATGTCTGTCTTATCACTGTTAACAAAATGTGATGGGGGTTCATGTCTGTCTTGTCACTGTTAACAAAATGTGATGGGGGTTCATGTCTACCTTGTCACTGCTAACAAAATGTGATGGGGGTTCATGTCTACCTTGTCAATGCTAACAAAATATGATGGGTGTTCATGTCTACCTTGTCACTGTTAACAAAATGTGATGGGGGTCATGTCTGTCTTGTCACTGTTAACAAAATGTGATGGGGGGTCATGTCTACCTTGTCACTGTTAACAAAATGTGATGGGGAGTTCATGGTTGAGGGGTTAAAGCCAGACTCCACATCAACCCAAATCTACCACTGCCCAGCCAGGAATTTGAACCTAAGTTTTTTTCAGCAGTGAGTTGAAcatgctaatatatatatatatatatatatatatatatatatatatatatatatatatatatatatatatatatatatatatatatatatatatatatatatatatatatacacacaccacTTATCTGCCAAATAACAAGATAATGAAGTACTATGTTCAGTCCTCTAAGGGCCAGTCCACTTAGTTTGCAAACTTCGCAAACAACTTCCAAACAGTGTTTCCTGCCCAGATCATTATTAGAAAGTAGAACATTTCATAGAGTGAATTGTTGCTAACTGCTGCTTTCATCAATAGTCACTGACAAGTGCATGTGTGCATTCTCTTGCAGATGCACTCATTAATTCACTTACAAAacatactcactcactcacatattCATTCACTAAAGTCTGTCACTCTCTCAATGTTTCCTAAATGTTTCCCATTCTGGATGGGGAACAAATAACCTGCAAATTTTGTTAGCAAACTGTTTGGaaatcattttctttgtttacaaaacagtttttttttattttttattttttatttattatttattttttttatatgtaggaaggacactggccaagggcaacaaaaatcaaataaaaaaatatgcccactgaaatgccaatcccataaaagggtcaaaacagtggtcaaaaattgatgaaacctccctcttgaaggaattcaagtcataggagggtggaaatacagaagcaggcagggagttccagagtttaccagagaaagggatgaatgattgagaatactggttaactcatgcattagagaggtggacagaataaggatgagagaaaaaagaaagtcttgtgcagcgaggccacgggaggaggggaagcatgcaattagcaagatcagaagagcagttagcatgaaaatagcggtagaagacagctagagatgcaacattgtggcgatgagagagaggctgaagacagtcagttagaggagaggagttgatgagacgaaaagcttttgattccaccctgtctagaagagcagtatgagtggaaccccccagacatgtgaagcatactccatacatggatggataaggcccttgtacagagttagcagctgggggggtgagaaaaactggcggagacgtctcagaacacctaacttcatagaagctgttttagctagagatgagatgtgaagttttcagttcagattataagtaaaggacagaccgaggatgttcagtgtagaagagggggacagttgagtttcactgaagaagaggggatacttgtctggaaggttgtgtcgagttgatagatgaaggaattgagtttttgaggcattgaacaataccaagtttgctctgccccaatcagaaattttagaaagatcagaagtcaagcgttctgtggcttccctgcgtgaaatgtttacctcttgaagggttggacgtctatgaaaagatgtggaaaagtgcagggtggtatcatcagcataggagtggataggacaaaaagtttggtttagaagatcattaatgaataataagaagagagtgggtgacaggacagaaccctgaggaacaccactgttaatagatttaggagaagaacagtgaccgtctaccacagcagcaatagaatggtcagaaaggaaacttgagatgaagttacagagagaaggatagaaactgtaggagggtagtttggaaatcaaagctttgtgccagactctatcaaaagcttttgatatgtccaaggcaagagcaaaagtttcaccaaaatctctaaaagaggatgaccaagactcagtaaggaaagccagaagatcaccagtagagcgtccttgacggaacccatactggcgatcagatagaaggttgtgaagtgatagatgtttaagaatcttcctgttgaggatagattaaaaaactttagataggcaggaaattaaagcaataggacggtagtttgagggattagaacggtcaccctttttaggaacaggttgaatgtaggcaaacttccagcaagaaggaaaggtagatgttgacagacaaagctgaaagagtttggctaggcaagatgcaagcacagaggcacagtttcagagaacaataggagggaccccatcaggtccataagccttccgagggtttaggccagtgagggcatggaaaacatcattgtgaagaattttaataggtggcatgaagtagtcagagggtggaggagagggaggaacaagcccagaatcgtccaaggtagagtttttagcaaaggtttgagcgaagagttcagctttggaaatagatgtgatagtagtggtgccatctggttgaagtagaggagggaaagaagaagaagcaaagttattggagatatttttggctagattccagaagtcacgaggggagttagatcttgaaaggttttgacattttctgttattgaaggagtttttggctagttggagaacacacttggcatggttccgggcagaaatataaagtgcatgagattctggtgattgaaggcttaagtaccctttgtgggccacctctctatcatgtatagcatgagaacaagctgtgttaaaccaaggtttagaaggtttaggatgagaaaaagagtgaggaatgtacgcctccatgccagacactatcacctctgttatgcactaagcacacaaagatgggtctctgacacagaagcagtagtcattccaaggaaaatcagcaaaatacctcctcaggtccccccaactagcagaggcaaaaccccagaggcaccttcgcttaggaggatcctgaggagggattggagcaatataacaagataaagatataagattgtgatcgaaggagcccaacagagaagaaagggtgacagcataagcagaaggattagaggtcaggaaaaggtcaagaatgttgggtgtatctccaagatggtcaggaatatgagtaggttgttgcaccaattactctaggtcatggagggtagcaaagttgtaggctagttcaccaggatggtcagtgaagggaaaggaaagccaaagctggtggtgaacattgaagtctccaagaatggagatctctgcaaaagggaagagggtcagaatgtgctccactttggaagttaagtagtcaaagaatttcgtatagtcagaggagttaggtgagaggtatacagcacagataaatttagtatgagagtgactctatagtcatagccagatggtggaaaactcagaagattcaagagcgtgggcacgagagcaggttaaatcattgcacacataaacacagcatccagctttggatcgaaaatgaggatagagaaagtaggagggaacagaaaaggggctattgtcagttgcctcagacacctgagtttcagtgaggaaaagaagatgaggtttagaagaggagaggtggtgttctacagattgaaaattagatcttagactgcgaatgttgcagaagttaatgaagaaaaagttgaggggggtgtcaagacacttagggtcgtcgacagaaaggcagtccgacctggggacatttatggtcccctccccagatggggactccgaggctggtgtaggagtcgccatgatgattttaaaatttttgagtgaagggtgtgtgtgttatcaggtgcttgtagttttgtgtggaggaagagagttgtctttagagggcaggctgtgactgcctcctagtgttgtgagacacaaagggaaatgttcagtgaggtcacagctgggtttattgataagttcacagcaccccctgaacagtgctttagacctcactgggcgtaattatcgtttcggcaggtgtctactgaaGAGTTTGCAAATAAAGTGTCCTGGTGTGGATGGGCCTTAACTCCTTTCATCCAGTTATCATCTGCCCTCCTTACATTCTCTAAAGCTTCCAGTTAACTCATATACAGGCCATCAATTTCTGACTAGTTTTTGCTGCCATTGAGCAAGTGGAAAGTGGACAGATGTGGAACTTTATTATAGTTGCAAAACAGGTTTGAGTCATTGTGTGGTCATAGTATGTTAGCTGTATCATGTTGCAGTATAAGTATTTATT comes from the Scylla paramamosain isolate STU-SP2022 chromosome 45, ASM3559412v1, whole genome shotgun sequence genome and includes:
- the LOC135094415 gene encoding uncharacterized protein LOC135094415, with protein sequence MRSTMEDTSPRLTPPPKPAVLEVSTPKHAVSEVSLMCDSHSSFTWQALQQNPGSSNTSSQPKSNTKMVRITSGGQEVTQGTTRWPQPQPTQEFLCNIPRVAPSQPVVKGKGHSRSIVTPRSMPSHRVILEERENKGLQNTASPSYSNHPIQLAREYNPQLYSPVTHCTANSTTEAQEEPLQTDSSVGKLLIPSKQRFSPASTVSHPLRMHQEPLLIVPPARIVRHDLVSACTNIVPSVTENVQQNRPADITISPHILPHSSDMKDSAEGDSSNNMLHTFPSSTSTSTAQTNTFTSPYPPVSLNIIPRTTTTVPLTPLTNTHKNAILINESLPHFQQTRPPSHYQGLCGNKDWSSPASSSVPVPSTSPYITQGPEYPQGQPGGHPDNHYSPVLPAVRLPYSPADPVVYRLIEDQKQQILKLTLDLQKIMERQAKQEKEEGKGTLTTNCQGRMMQKQNVLHQDAATQTEDTQQLAVQTVAVNTDISWPELIGSVKHQEKEKEEEDIPAYPRHSRVPGQEAWLRDISDGQESFSLHHHHRQPRDNGESASEMTPKDSQEDSELPNTQEWDQARPAPLSPIAPTNSGFTRVNAGDGWQEAVVGMDSGTPFVPSSIPPHTGTTFYHNVLTNIQQILHTSPAQGKQQQHHEHHHHHHQQRHDQHHHHQPVTTSLQQQGMAARDSPGEATTPDPQIEAVRQQLVSFGISFLDPATLTPSSRPLVDSLYLPGLHNAVSLFQSSISTHIHHASDATAAKYLTDSQLAAIAAASPAMKKASNGSTDQPGSALPLSVPPIHQQHNQLYSLGVEDENSNCVSMTTRKFLKKYGLQED